The Malassezia japonica chromosome 5, complete sequence genome contains a region encoding:
- a CDS encoding uncharacterized protein (EggNog:ENOG503P9V0): MLDETTPAPPEAGHPAPQEPQENESKMITEQTPAQVPLPEERKAPEEPAPQPHPTRNNSDPIPQSDDKQEEDTNQRSGSAPAEAPKSTDDTNAQESDPANPDVQQQMREQETTRLMWLSLPENDQSAYYSDPDEDETPDYNDPGPSQYTNRNHKLRTKDGMRWIHRGKLGDWTEARAERELQEREERRIDAFQHASVEALLEAEAHMPGGLGGIWREPPRFKRRRVGVPTARRNKLRTESMDPENDLLGDDLDEEERLSLSAATLAPSLLLPVLSPRDLLQSKLLKQIFCNPHITALSRTALDLRESEHAMNRALGRCFGAMERIFDSDPREVDAIAIGSLRKPQEESEAPAPASGALAVKQQSEKANAAQDEAHAGSEAMEQDPVPQDTKEEPEQKQEEPKQPPSESCPPPPLGPMDIAPPLAQINNLFLTKEGLTIPVPESMGEAGEGNTLTLSEEDQREIVYGSLESLNDLYSDSREYMERLEEVRAMLADVEWHRGHIWNILRSWASKKDNEEYQATKMYRDARKNMHNVPEL; encoded by the exons ATGCTGGACGAAACGACTCCGGCACCGCCAGAGGCTGGACATCCTGCTCCACAGGAGCCTCAGGAGAATGAGTCCAAGATGATTACTGAGCAAACTCCTGCTCAGGTGCCGCTGCCGGAGGAGCGAAAGGCACCCGAAGAacccgcgccgcagccccACCCGACACGCAACAACTCGGATCCTATTCCCCAGTCGGACGATAAGCAAGAGGAGGACACCAATCAGCGCTCTGGAAGTGCGCCTGCAGAGGCACCCAAGAGCACGGACGATACCAATGCCCAAGAGTCTGACCCCGCCAACCCGGACGTACAGCAGCAGATGCGCGAACAGGAAACAACGCGTCTCATGTGGCTCTCGCTACCCGAGAACGACCAGTCAGCCTACTACTCCGATCCCGATGAGGATGAAACGCCAGACTATAACGATCCAGGCCCGTCCCAGTATACCAACCGCAACCACAAGCTGCGTACCAAGGACGGCATGCGCTGGATCCACCGTGGAAAATTGGGTGACTGGACAGAGGCGCGTGcagagcgcgagctccagGAGCGTGAGGAACGGAGAATCGATGCTTTCCAGCACGCCAGTGTCGAAGCGCTCCTAGAGGCTGAGGCACACATGCCGGGGGGTCTCGGTGGCATCTGGCGCGAACCTCCTCGCTTCAAACGCAGGCgggtcggcgtgccgacggcgcggcggaaCAAACTGCGCACCGAGAGTATGGACCCTGAAAACGATCTTTTGGGCGACGACTTGGACGAAGAGGAGCGCTTGTCGCTTAGCGCAGCCACCTTGGCACCGTCGCTCCTCCTCCCGGTGCTCAGCCCTCGGGACTTGCTGCAGAGCAAGCTGCTCAAGCAGATCTTTTGTAACCCGCACATTACAGCCCTGAGCCGTACAGCACTGGATCTGCGCGAAAGCGAGCATGCAATGAACCGTGCATTGGGCCGCTGCTTTGGGGCCATGGAACGCATTTTTGATTCGGACCCACGCGAGGTGGATGCGATTGCGATCGGCTCTTTGCGCAAGCCTCAGGAggagagcgaggcgcccgctCCTGCTTCGGGGGCTCTGGCCGTCAAACAACAAAGCGAAAAGGCGAAtgccgcgcaggacgaAGCGCATGCCGGAAGCGAGGCGATGGAGCAGGACCCTGTGCCTCAAGACACCAAGGAGGAGCCGGAGCAGAAGCAAGAAGAGCCGAAGCAACCACCTTCAGAGAGctgcccgccgccgccgctgggcCCGATGGATATTGCGCCGCCCTTGGCCCAGATTAACAACCTGTTCCTGACTAAGGAGGGGTTGACTATCCCGGTGCCCGAATCTATGGGCGAAGCGGGTGAGGGCAATACTTTGACGCTCTCGGAAGAGGACCAGCGCGAAATTGTATATGGAAgcctcgagtcgctgaATGATTTGTACTCGGACAGCCGTGAATATatggagcgcctcgaagAGGTGCGTGCCATGCTCGCAGACGTCGAGTGGCACCGCGGGCATATTTGGAATATCCTTCGAAGCTGGGCGTCCAAGAAGGACAACGAGGAGTACCAAGCAACCAAGATGTACCGGGATGCGCGGAAGAATATGCACAACGTTCCCG AACTATGA
- a CDS encoding uncharacterized protein (EggNog:ENOG503Q114; TransMembrane:2 (i24-47o59-77i); COG:I; MEROPS:MER0033274; CAZy:CE10): MAVDPKVEQAVTLAKPAKVKHLSFIVRALLFHIFFVPTTALLLPLFVLRALIPFGPGRYEGWTVLEALGVFLTRYAMRNIIRFHLQPIPPREKGWREMDNIIGGFLSLINLSGPGGLVASAPPVVDQVEGYIREGRRDTDWFNPPPLEALKGILSIKVGDNKVTDSTQYKGAALVEPKWAKTRVKGYWFMHNHADSPTPGPSGSQKRPVVLFFHGGAGVSFSAGDAFLGQTLAKTLAKKGQVDLFSVDYNLAPFAPFPVQIVQALGGYLHLINSYGYLPEQIFIGGDSFGSWLTLQLEHYLRTDGKFITDSWKNKASTASGVPGLLLLSPWVCPFDIDTPSRRKSVETGHDILFPAYAHWGVNSLQVGPNFKDRFPDLENPWIAPYCLPQADIGKLPPSYVLLGGLEALVDEDLAFDLIFNHIFVD; the protein is encoded by the exons ATGGCTGTCGATCCGAAAGTTGAACAGGCCGTGACGCTGGCAAAGCCCGCAAAGGTCAAACACCTGTCTTTTATCGTCCGGGCTCTTTTGTTCCATATTTTCTTTGTACCGACcaccgcgctgctcctTCCTCTCTTCGTGCTCCGTGCACTGATTCCATTCGGCCCTGGCCGTTACGAGGGGTGGACGGTGCTTGAGGCACTGGGCGTCTTTTTGACTCGCTATGCCATGCGCAACATTATCCGTTTCCACTTGCAGCCGATTCCCCCTCGCGAGAAGGGCTGGCGTGAGATGGACAACATCATCGGTGGCTTCCTGTCGCTCATCAACCTGTCCGGCCCCGGTGGTCTGGTCGcctctgcgccgccggtcgtTGATCAGGTCGAAGGCTACATTCGTGAGGGTCGCCGTGATACCGACTGGTTCAacccgccgccgctggagGCGCTCAAGGGTATCCTCTCGATCAAGGTCGGTGACAACAAGGTGACCGACTCTACCCAGTACAAGGGTGCGGCTCTTGTCGAACCCAAGTGGGCCAAGACGCGTGTCAAGGGTTATTGGTTCATGCACAACCATGCAGactcgccgacgcctgGTCCTTCGGGCAGCCAGAAGCGCCCCGTCGTGCTCTTCTTCCATGGTGGTGCTGGTGTCAGCTTCTctgccggcgacgcgttcCTGGGCCAGACGCTCgccaagacgctcgcgaAGAAGGGTCAGGTTGATCTGTTCTCTGTGGACTACAACCTCGCGCCTTTCGCTCCGTTCCCTGTGCAGATCGTCCAGGCGCTGGGTGGTTACCTGCACCTGATCAACTCGTACGGCTACCTCCCTGAGCAGATCTTTATCGGTGGTGACAGCTTCGGTAGCTGGCTCACTctccagctcgagcactACCTCCGCACAGATGGCAAGTTTATCACAGACAGCTGGAAGAACAAAGCATCGACCGCGTCGGGTGTTCCTGGCCTGCTCCTCCTTTCTCCGTGGGTCTGCCCCTTCGACATTGACACGCCTTCGCGCCGGAAGAGCGTGGAGACTGGCCATGATATCCTCTTTCCCGCGTATGCTCATTGGGGTGTGAACTCGTTGCAGGTCGGTCCCAACTTCAAGGACCGTTTCCCCGACCTCGAGAACCCTTGGATTGCGCCATACTGCTTACCCCAGGCCGACATTGGCAAGCTTCCGCCTTCTTACGTGCTTCTGGGTGGCCTTGAAGCCCttgtcgacgaggaccttGCATTT GACCTCATCTT CAATCACATCTTTGTCGACTAA